A genome region from Hydrogenoanaerobacterium saccharovorans includes the following:
- a CDS encoding ATP-dependent RecD-like DNA helicase, producing the protein MKEQELEKLEGTVEYISFHSDDTGFTVLGLAVKNETELVTVVGEMVEISEGEQLSLLGEYIAHPTYGQQFRVSVCQKTLPATANAILKYLSSKSIKGIGPVLANRLVTHFGDTTLDIIEKSPDRLTEVKGISPRKAQEIAEDFKRIYGVRMVMMFLSKYNVHPSVCVRVWKKWGGASVEVLTENPYLLCNGDLGLAFVQADSIAMEMEFPMEHPHRICAALAFVLRHNLGNGHTCLPESNLIRISTELLGVDRALVEQCLFEQISSEELVALKTGSRTLIYLPELYCAERYISGRLIIARSAFESPDIDYSQQIDLLEQNLSIKYESLQRKAITAALNNGVFILTGGPGTGKTTTINAIIELFEQIGEKVLLAAPTGRAAKRMAEMTGREAKTIHRLLEVDFKAGDALTFKRNERNPLDAGVLIIDEMSMVDTLLFESLLRAMRLSCRLVMVGDADQLPSVGAGNVLRDIIDSDMLYTVHLQEIFRQAAQSLIVTNAHQIVRGEYPDLNVRDNDFFFMRGTSHQAITQTLVDLISRRLPKAYGFSPKWDIQVLSPTRKSELGTMELNRCLQQSLNPPEKGKNEFKFGGYIFREGDKVMQIRNNYDIVWDKEDGENGLGIFNGDIGEILQIDKSSRMMLLRFDDKQAEYSFDMANELELGYAITVHKSQGSEFEAVIIPLLHATRNLYYRNLLYTAVTRAKRLLILIGDENSVFYMVDNNKKMMRYTNLAQFLSEEQLIGEES; encoded by the coding sequence GTGAAAGAACAGGAACTGGAGAAACTGGAAGGCACAGTAGAGTATATAAGCTTTCACAGCGATGACACGGGCTTCACCGTACTGGGGCTGGCGGTAAAAAACGAAACTGAGTTGGTCACCGTCGTTGGTGAGATGGTAGAAATCTCTGAGGGAGAGCAACTTTCGTTACTGGGGGAATACATAGCGCACCCCACTTACGGGCAGCAATTTCGCGTATCGGTATGCCAAAAAACTTTGCCCGCTACCGCCAATGCCATTTTAAAATATTTATCATCCAAGTCCATTAAGGGGATAGGGCCTGTGCTGGCAAACCGTCTGGTTACTCATTTTGGAGATACCACTCTTGATATTATTGAAAAGTCACCCGATCGACTTACTGAAGTCAAAGGAATCTCACCCAGAAAGGCACAGGAGATCGCAGAAGATTTTAAGCGTATCTACGGTGTACGTATGGTGATGATGTTTCTTTCAAAATACAATGTGCACCCATCTGTTTGTGTACGTGTGTGGAAAAAATGGGGTGGTGCATCGGTAGAAGTTTTAACCGAAAACCCCTATCTGCTTTGTAACGGAGATTTAGGGCTTGCTTTTGTACAAGCCGATTCGATTGCAATGGAAATGGAGTTTCCTATGGAGCATCCGCATCGCATCTGCGCGGCTTTGGCGTTTGTTTTGCGGCACAACCTCGGCAACGGCCACACCTGCTTACCTGAGTCAAACTTGATTCGAATTTCTACCGAGCTGCTGGGGGTTGACCGCGCGTTGGTGGAACAATGCCTGTTTGAACAGATATCATCTGAAGAACTTGTGGCACTAAAAACAGGCAGCAGAACACTTATTTATTTACCCGAACTTTATTGTGCTGAACGATACATCTCTGGACGTCTGATTATAGCACGCAGTGCTTTTGAAAGCCCCGATATAGATTATTCTCAGCAAATTGATTTGCTGGAACAGAATTTGTCCATCAAATACGAAAGTTTGCAGCGTAAGGCGATAACAGCAGCACTTAACAATGGGGTGTTTATCCTTACGGGCGGGCCTGGTACCGGTAAAACAACCACGATCAATGCCATCATCGAGTTGTTTGAACAGATTGGAGAAAAGGTTTTGCTCGCCGCCCCCACTGGCAGAGCCGCCAAACGTATGGCAGAGATGACAGGGCGCGAAGCCAAAACCATCCACCGTTTATTGGAGGTGGACTTTAAAGCAGGCGATGCGCTTACGTTTAAACGCAACGAGCGCAACCCACTGGATGCCGGTGTACTGATCATTGATGAGATGTCGATGGTGGATACCCTGCTGTTTGAGAGCCTCTTGCGCGCTATGCGTCTATCTTGCAGGCTGGTGATGGTGGGCGATGCCGACCAGCTGCCCTCGGTGGGTGCGGGCAACGTTCTGCGCGATATCATTGATTCGGACATGCTTTACACGGTACATTTGCAGGAGATTTTCAGGCAGGCAGCGCAAAGCCTGATTGTAACCAACGCGCATCAGATTGTGCGCGGCGAGTACCCCGATTTGAATGTGCGCGATAACGACTTCTTTTTTATGCGGGGAACCAGTCATCAAGCGATTACGCAAACACTGGTTGACCTAATCAGCCGCCGTTTACCCAAGGCGTATGGCTTTTCTCCCAAGTGGGATATTCAGGTGCTTTCGCCTACTCGAAAAAGCGAACTGGGTACGATGGAACTCAACCGCTGCCTTCAGCAGAGTTTAAACCCACCTGAAAAAGGCAAAAATGAGTTTAAATTCGGTGGTTATATTTTTCGCGAAGGCGATAAAGTGATGCAAATTCGCAATAACTATGATATTGTTTGGGATAAAGAGGATGGAGAGAACGGGCTGGGCATTTTTAACGGAGATATCGGTGAGATATTGCAGATTGATAAATCAAGCCGTATGATGCTGCTGCGCTTTGACGATAAGCAGGCGGAATACAGTTTTGATATGGCAAACGAATTGGAGCTTGGCTATGCCATCACAGTGCATAAATCGCAGGGCAGTGAGTTTGAAGCGGTGATTATCCCGCTGCTGCATGCAACCCGCAACCTGTATTACCGCAACCTGCTTTATACCGCGGTAACACGAGCCAAACGCCTGCTTATTCTTATCGGCGATGAAAACAGTGTGTTTTATATGGTTGATAATAATAAAAAAATGATGCGCTACACTAATTTGGCACAGTTTTTAAGCGAAGAGCAATTAATCGGAGAAGAATCATGA
- a CDS encoding ABC-2 transporter permease, translating to MKGLILKDFYNLSNYKKVLLFLILFYGVLGFATDSIASMLGVIIVLSAALTPTLFSYDEFSKWDCYALSMPLTRRDVVLARYIVSATLVAASTILTGVMIVIAGIIKPDTNTGEAWLSLKLMLAFALFFISIMMPVCYKIGPEKGRLYMMASIFLPIIGTFIFKHMGFSAPTEQQLLRGSNALLLLAVLFVVISYIISCRIFEKKEL from the coding sequence ATGAAAGGTTTGATTTTAAAAGATTTTTACAATTTAAGCAATTACAAAAAAGTTTTATTGTTTTTAATATTATTTTACGGTGTATTGGGTTTTGCAACAGATAGTATTGCCAGTATGTTGGGTGTAATTATTGTTTTAAGCGCCGCTTTAACCCCAACGCTGTTTAGTTACGATGAGTTTTCTAAGTGGGATTGCTATGCGCTGTCAATGCCTCTAACACGAAGAGACGTTGTTTTGGCACGCTATATTGTTTCTGCAACACTTGTAGCTGCCAGTACAATCCTTACAGGAGTTATGATTGTGATAGCGGGTATTATTAAACCCGATACAAATACCGGAGAAGCTTGGTTGTCACTTAAACTAATGCTGGCTTTTGCTTTGTTTTTTATTAGTATTATGATGCCTGTTTGTTATAAAATTGGTCCCGAAAAAGGCAGGCTTTACATGATGGCATCCATATTTTTGCCCATTATAGGCACATTTATTTTTAAACATATGGGCTTTTCTGCACCAACAGAGCAACAGTTATTGCGAGGCAGTAATGCATTATTGCTGCTTGCAGTTTTGTTTGTGGTAATATCGTATATAATTTCGTGCAGGATATTTGAAAAAAAGGAATTATAA
- the galT gene encoding galactose-1-phosphate uridylyltransferase yields the protein MAELRWHPFTKDWVMIASHRQARPQMPKNWCPFCPGSGKVPDDYDVYKYDNDFPALCQNPPVPDDVATDFFKTEGAYGKCEVILYSPGHTTTLPELTNEHVTKLVDLWCERFTELSKDEKIKYVFIFENRGDVVGVTMPHPHGQIYGYPFVPKKIQLEVDSAKEHLTEKGECIYCRMLKEELSFKKRIIFQTEHFTVFLPFFTEYPYGVYIFSNRHVDDITQLSADEKKDLAVCLKQTVGMLDNLFGYRFPYMMCMHNAPVNGDDTSEYWHFHIEFFPPMRAADKQKFNASSETGVWAHCNPTCPEDTSEELRQAHKRYIDSTK from the coding sequence ATGGCTGAACTTAGATGGCATCCCTTTACAAAAGACTGGGTGATGATTGCTTCGCACCGTCAAGCACGCCCCCAAATGCCCAAAAACTGGTGCCCCTTTTGCCCGGGCTCAGGTAAAGTCCCCGACGATTACGATGTATATAAATACGACAATGATTTCCCGGCATTGTGTCAAAATCCTCCTGTCCCTGATGATGTTGCAACGGATTTTTTCAAAACAGAAGGAGCTTACGGCAAATGCGAAGTAATTCTTTATTCACCCGGCCACACCACCACACTGCCCGAGTTGACCAACGAGCATGTTACAAAATTAGTGGATTTATGGTGCGAGCGCTTTACAGAACTTTCTAAAGATGAAAAAATTAAATATGTTTTTATCTTCGAAAACCGCGGTGATGTAGTCGGCGTAACCATGCCGCACCCGCATGGGCAGATTTACGGCTATCCGTTTGTGCCTAAAAAAATTCAGCTCGAGGTAGATTCTGCGAAAGAACACCTTACAGAAAAAGGGGAATGCATCTATTGCCGTATGCTCAAGGAAGAATTGAGCTTTAAAAAACGTATCATCTTTCAAACCGAGCATTTCACGGTGTTCCTGCCGTTTTTTACCGAATATCCTTACGGCGTATATATTTTCAGCAATCGCCATGTGGACGATATTACACAGCTTTCCGCTGATGAGAAAAAAGATTTAGCTGTTTGTTTGAAGCAGACCGTGGGTATGCTGGACAATTTGTTTGGTTACCGCTTCCCGTACATGATGTGTATGCACAATGCACCTGTGAATGGTGATGACACAAGCGAGTATTGGCATTTTCACATCGAGTTCTTCCCGCCGATGCGTGCAGCAGATAAGCAAAAATTCAACGCATCCAGCGAAACCGGCGTGTGGGCGCACTGCAACCCAACTTGCCCGGAAGATACCAGTGAAGAGCTGCGTCAGGCACATAAACGTTATATAGACAGTACAAAATAA
- a CDS encoding AraC family transcriptional regulator produces the protein MEKDSYKHSFKPKIRENLGLTVYNCGFQKCESGYTWGPALRDHFLIHYVTAGKGTYKVNNKTYEVHAGMMFAVFELSVVSYSADADDPWEYYWVGFNGADAERMIKLSPFSKENPVLDTKGNDVFQSALLDIYNNAGSSPAHEARMVGYLYLFLSHLIGLSASGAKYSSSGALYVENALKFIQHNYSNKIDICDIASNIGVSRSHLYRIFVKHLAMSPNEYLAKFRINEACALLRNSSLSIGEIANSVGFDDQLYFSRVFKKFKGVAPSRYISQTEQHTV, from the coding sequence TTGGAAAAAGACTCCTACAAACACTCTTTTAAGCCTAAGATACGCGAAAACCTCGGGCTTACCGTTTACAATTGTGGCTTTCAAAAATGTGAGAGCGGTTATACTTGGGGGCCTGCTCTGCGCGACCATTTTCTGATTCATTATGTTACAGCGGGCAAGGGCACTTACAAAGTAAACAATAAAACTTATGAAGTGCATGCAGGCATGATGTTTGCGGTATTTGAGCTTTCTGTAGTAAGCTACTCGGCAGATGCAGATGACCCATGGGAGTACTACTGGGTGGGCTTTAACGGTGCGGATGCCGAACGTATGATTAAGCTGTCACCATTTTCGAAAGAAAACCCTGTGCTTGATACAAAGGGTAACGACGTATTTCAATCTGCGCTTCTCGATATTTACAATAATGCAGGCAGCAGCCCCGCACATGAAGCACGTATGGTAGGGTATTTGTATCTGTTTTTATCTCATCTCATCGGCCTCTCGGCAAGCGGTGCAAAATACTCATCATCCGGCGCTTTGTATGTAGAAAATGCTTTAAAATTTATTCAGCATAACTACTCCAACAAAATTGATATCTGTGATATTGCAAGCAATATCGGTGTATCACGCTCACACCTGTACCGCATTTTTGTAAAGCACCTCGCTATGTCTCCCAATGAGTATCTCGCTAAATTCCGCATTAACGAGGCTTGTGCCTTGCTGCGCAATTCGTCGCTGTCTATCGGCGAAATAGCAAACTCGGTGGGTTTTGACGACCAGCTTTATTTTTCGAGAGTATTTAAAAAATTTAAAGGTGTGGCACCCAGCCGTTATATCTCCCAAACAGAGCAGCATACCGTTTAA
- a CDS encoding ComF family protein, with product MKENLWNRFLNLFFPRRCACCKQVIAEGALCESCLPSLKTLHSPVIPCESPLDGLTAVFYYSGAGAALMREFKFHRQFQCYQLLLQETFENQIDELYQKFNCSIIIPVPMYIDAKRKRGFNQSEYIASRLAKSMSLPYQPSAIKKIRSNKVQHHLSKAERAENVKNVYKVQLPHTVADKTVLLVDDITTTGATLQECAAVLKAAGAAKVYGAAVFFTPHVQPLDKV from the coding sequence ATGAAAGAGAATTTATGGAACCGATTTTTAAACCTGTTTTTCCCGCGAAGATGTGCTTGCTGCAAGCAGGTGATTGCCGAAGGGGCACTTTGTGAAAGTTGCTTGCCCTCGCTTAAAACGCTGCATTCTCCTGTGATTCCATGCGAATCGCCTTTGGATGGTTTGACTGCAGTGTTTTACTACAGCGGGGCAGGTGCCGCGTTGATGAGGGAGTTTAAATTCCACCGTCAGTTTCAGTGCTATCAACTTTTATTGCAAGAAACTTTTGAAAACCAAATCGATGAATTATACCAAAAGTTTAATTGCAGCATAATTATACCAGTTCCTATGTATATCGATGCAAAAAGAAAAAGAGGTTTCAATCAATCAGAGTACATAGCCTCTCGTTTGGCAAAAAGTATGAGTTTGCCATATCAGCCAAGTGCCATCAAAAAGATTAGAAGCAACAAGGTACAGCATCATTTATCAAAAGCAGAACGAGCCGAAAATGTAAAAAATGTTTATAAAGTGCAGTTGCCCCATACGGTTGCAGACAAAACAGTGCTTTTGGTTGACGATATTACCACAACAGGTGCTACATTACAGGAATGTGCTGCTGTGCTTAAGGCAGCCGGCGCAGCCAAGGTATATGGGGCAGCTGTGTTTTTTACCCCGCATGTGCAGCCTTTGGATAAAGTTTAG
- a CDS encoding spore coat protein, producing MQINTNQFGDKEMMDDALSSQKFITEGYNTFANECATPALKTDFMNILNEEHQIQHELFMEAQKRGWYQVEAADQNKVTQAKQKYMAQANG from the coding sequence ATGCAGATTAATACAAACCAATTCGGCGACAAAGAGATGATGGATGATGCTCTGTCCTCTCAAAAGTTTATAACAGAAGGCTACAATACGTTTGCCAACGAATGTGCAACCCCTGCCCTAAAAACCGATTTTATGAATATCTTGAATGAAGAGCATCAAATTCAGCACGAGCTTTTTATGGAGGCACAAAAACGTGGATGGTATCAGGTAGAGGCAGCAGACCAGAATAAGGTTACACAGGCAAAACAAAAGTATATGGCTCAAGCAAACGGCTAA
- a CDS encoding galactokinase: MNTAKAAQSMQAGNYNELFSYIYSTDDAGALKQAKRYEGAIAEFETLYGKGKEVEFFSAPGRTEVGGNHTDHQHGRVLAGSVNLDVIAVCAKNDERIIRIKSEGYAMDTIDLSDLTVQQQEINKASALIRGIAARFNDLGYQIGGFDAYTTSNVLKGSGLSSSAAFEVLVGTILNHAYNSGAISAVEIAQIGQYAENYFFGKPCGLMDQTASSVGGFVAIDFKDPAHPVVEKIDFDFANSGYALCIVDTGGNHADLTGDYADIPAEMKQVAALCGKQVLREVEEHVFYEKLAEIRKEAGDRAALRAMHFFADNEKAKEEAEALKAGDFEKFKSILIASGQSSFNYLQNVFTPKNPSEQGLSLALAISEKLLAGKGAWRVHGGGFAGTIQAFVPVSLLNEYKADIEKVFGNDSCHVLSIRPVGGIKVDNSILR, from the coding sequence ATGAATACGGCAAAAGCAGCCCAAAGCATGCAGGCAGGCAACTACAACGAGTTGTTTTCTTACATCTATTCTACCGATGATGCAGGTGCTTTAAAACAGGCAAAACGTTACGAGGGTGCCATTGCAGAATTTGAAACACTATACGGTAAAGGCAAAGAAGTAGAGTTTTTCAGCGCACCCGGCAGAACCGAAGTTGGCGGAAACCACACCGACCATCAGCACGGCAGAGTACTTGCCGGCAGCGTAAACCTTGATGTCATAGCAGTATGTGCTAAAAACGACGAGCGTATTATTCGCATTAAATCCGAAGGCTATGCGATGGATACCATTGATCTTTCTGATTTGACGGTTCAACAGCAGGAAATTAACAAAGCGTCAGCGCTTATTCGCGGCATTGCCGCTCGATTTAACGACCTGGGCTATCAAATCGGCGGTTTTGACGCTTACACTACATCCAATGTGCTCAAAGGCTCAGGGCTTTCCAGTTCGGCTGCGTTTGAGGTGCTTGTGGGTACAATTCTTAACCATGCATACAACAGCGGAGCAATCAGCGCAGTTGAAATAGCACAAATCGGCCAATATGCCGAGAACTATTTCTTCGGCAAACCCTGCGGTTTGATGGACCAGACAGCATCTTCGGTTGGTGGTTTTGTGGCAATCGATTTCAAAGATCCGGCTCATCCCGTTGTAGAAAAAATAGATTTCGATTTTGCAAACTCCGGCTATGCTCTTTGCATTGTGGATACCGGGGGCAATCACGCAGACCTTACCGGAGATTATGCCGATATCCCCGCAGAGATGAAGCAGGTTGCTGCATTGTGCGGCAAACAGGTTCTTCGCGAAGTTGAAGAACATGTTTTTTACGAAAAACTTGCCGAAATCCGCAAAGAAGCAGGCGACCGTGCGGCACTTCGCGCAATGCATTTTTTTGCTGATAACGAAAAGGCAAAAGAAGAAGCCGAAGCGCTGAAAGCAGGAGATTTCGAAAAGTTCAAAAGCATTTTGATTGCTTCGGGTCAATCATCGTTCAATTACCTGCAAAACGTATTTACCCCCAAAAACCCCTCAGAGCAGGGCTTATCACTTGCGCTTGCTATTTCTGAAAAACTGCTTGCAGGCAAGGGTGCATGGCGCGTGCATGGCGGCGGTTTTGCGGGTACCATTCAAGCTTTTGTACCCGTATCTTTGTTAAACGAGTACAAAGCGGATATAGAAAAAGTATTTGGTAACGATAGCTGCCACGTGTTGAGTATCCGTCCCGTTGGCGGAATTAAAGTGGATAACAGCATTCTTCGTTAA
- a CDS encoding mechanosensitive ion channel family protein — MDWFYQLAKDDYWMTFNMLGTKFLKWLDDKFPTIVAAIIIFIISWFLIKLLIKILSKGLKRSKIDVTLHAFIKSLVKITLIVLLAISIATMLGLPSTSLVTALGAVGLALSLAVKDGLANLAGGLILLASKPFVVGDYIEADGTGGTVAKIDLIHTLLRTVDNKQIFIPNGKMSNAVVVNYSAAPLRRLDLEFSISYSEDFEKAKAIIAKIIEQHPLALKEPEPMVRLYKHNPSALIIVSRVWVDGTKYWDLYFDMMELVKQKLDEAKISIPYNQLDVHIK; from the coding sequence ATGGATTGGTTTTATCAACTTGCAAAGGATGATTATTGGATGACGTTTAATATGCTTGGAACAAAATTTTTAAAGTGGTTGGATGATAAGTTCCCTACCATCGTGGCTGCAATCATTATCTTTATTATCAGTTGGTTTTTAATAAAATTACTGATAAAAATACTTTCAAAAGGGCTTAAACGCAGCAAAATAGATGTTACGCTTCATGCTTTCATCAAATCTTTGGTTAAAATCACACTCATTGTACTGTTGGCTATTTCTATTGCTACGATGTTAGGCTTGCCAAGCACAAGCCTTGTTACTGCACTGGGTGCGGTGGGTTTGGCACTATCTCTCGCCGTAAAAGATGGCTTGGCAAATCTTGCGGGTGGTTTGATTCTGCTCGCATCAAAACCGTTTGTAGTGGGCGATTACATCGAAGCCGACGGCACAGGCGGTACAGTTGCTAAAATAGACCTCATCCATACCCTACTGCGAACAGTAGATAATAAGCAGATTTTTATTCCAAACGGCAAAATGAGCAATGCAGTTGTAGTAAATTATTCGGCAGCACCTTTGCGTAGGCTGGATTTGGAGTTTTCAATCAGCTACAGTGAGGATTTTGAAAAAGCAAAAGCCATCATTGCAAAAATTATCGAGCAGCACCCATTAGCACTAAAAGAACCCGAACCGATGGTTCGCCTGTATAAGCACAACCCCAGTGCGTTGATTATTGTATCGCGGGTTTGGGTAGACGGCACAAAGTATTGGGACCTCTATTTTGATATGATGGAACTTGTAAAGCAAAAGCTTGATGAAGCAAAAATCTCTATTCCATACAATCAATTGGATGTACACATAAAATAA
- a CDS encoding rod shape-determining protein — protein sequence MSNVDIGIDLGTSSVIIYTKEQGVCLKEPSVVAVNSYTGELLAVGTEAAKMLGKTPDKIKAVCPLEDGVIADYELCEKMVKYFLKKVSENIVIKPRVAICVPSGITDVESRAVVEAAVVAGARKVFLVEEPVAAAIGAGIDLNKAKGNIILDIGGGTTDVAVLSLNGIVTKASLKIAGNKFDDVIIKYIRDNYNVLIGRHTAESIKIGVGSVAPRLVDAEMEFKGRNLLSGLPQKRKVKRSDIREVLMEPVIQILQAVRSVIERTPPELVGDMLENGIVLTGGGAKLDGMPELVHKVLKIDAYLAPYSEECVAIGTGKLFDFTDDMSDGIIESILYPHH from the coding sequence ATGAGTAACGTTGATATCGGAATTGATCTTGGCACGTCATCGGTGATAATTTACACCAAAGAGCAGGGTGTTTGCTTAAAAGAGCCATCGGTTGTAGCGGTAAATTCTTATACCGGTGAGCTGCTTGCAGTAGGCACCGAAGCGGCAAAAATGCTGGGCAAAACACCTGATAAAATTAAGGCTGTCTGCCCGTTGGAAGATGGCGTTATTGCCGACTATGAGCTGTGCGAAAAAATGGTAAAGTATTTTCTTAAAAAAGTAAGTGAAAATATAGTGATTAAACCGCGTGTCGCAATCTGTGTTCCATCCGGTATTACCGATGTAGAAAGCCGTGCAGTTGTAGAAGCGGCAGTGGTTGCAGGCGCACGCAAGGTGTTTTTGGTAGAAGAGCCTGTGGCTGCTGCAATTGGTGCGGGAATAGACCTGAACAAGGCGAAAGGCAACATTATTCTTGATATAGGGGGCGGCACAACCGATGTGGCGGTGCTGTCGCTCAACGGTATTGTCACCAAGGCATCGCTTAAAATAGCGGGCAATAAGTTTGATGATGTTATTATTAAATATATCAGAGATAACTACAATGTGCTGATAGGGCGCCATACTGCCGAAAGCATTAAAATTGGTGTGGGCAGTGTTGCCCCGCGTTTGGTTGATGCTGAGATGGAATTTAAGGGCAGAAATCTGCTCTCGGGTTTACCTCAAAAACGTAAGGTCAAACGCAGTGACATCCGCGAGGTACTTATGGAACCCGTGATTCAGATATTACAAGCTGTCCGCTCGGTTATTGAGCGTACCCCGCCGGAATTGGTGGGCGATATGCTTGAAAATGGCATAGTGCTTACGGGCGGCGGCGCAAAACTGGACGGAATGCCGGAGTTGGTGCATAAGGTGCTTAAAATAGATGCATATTTAGCGCCGTACTCGGAAGAATGTGTTGCAATCGGCACCGGCAAGCTGTTTGATTTTACAGATGATATGAGCGATGGAATCATTGAGTCAATTCTTTATCCGCATCACTAA
- a CDS encoding GntR family transcriptional regulator — MNIIISNSSGRPIYEQIASQIKNQIIKGELQEGEALPSMRLLAKELRISVITTKRAYDDLERDGFIESVTGKGSFVAGRNLELIREEHLRMVEDALQKAADVAKMGGISLNELIEMLNLIYKED; from the coding sequence ATGAATATTATTATCAGCAACTCTAGCGGCAGACCAATTTACGAACAAATTGCTTCACAAATAAAAAATCAAATCATTAAAGGGGAGCTGCAAGAAGGAGAGGCGCTGCCTTCGATGCGTCTGCTTGCAAAAGAATTGCGTATCAGCGTTATTACAACAAAACGTGCCTACGACGATTTGGAGCGCGACGGGTTCATCGAATCGGTAACCGGAAAAGGCAGTTTTGTGGCAGGGCGTAACCTTGAACTGATACGGGAAGAACACCTGCGTATGGTAGAAGACGCATTGCAAAAAGCGGCAGATGTAGCCAAAATGGGTGGAATATCTCTTAATGAACTCATAGAAATGTTAAACCTGATTTATAAGGAGGATTAG
- a CDS encoding ABC transporter ATP-binding protein has translation MDNILEVRNLSKQYKGFELKNVSFCLPKGSIMGFIGENGAGKTTTLKLILNEIQRSSGEIFVFGKDIIDNEKQIKQDIGVVFDENFFYYALKPVQVGKILKATYSNWDDALYERYLNQFKLPKNKPIKEFSRGMKMKLSIAAALSHHPKLLLLDEATSGLDPVVRSEILDVFLDFIQDEEHGILLSSHITSDLEKIADYITFIHEGEILLSAGKDDILESYAIVRGTDAELARIDKKYIVGSRNNRFGCDALVNNRAMVAAKHPHLVIDNAKLDDIMMYYVGGAAK, from the coding sequence ATGGATAATATATTGGAAGTACGTAATTTAAGCAAGCAATACAAAGGTTTTGAACTCAAAAATGTAAGCTTTTGTTTGCCGAAAGGCAGCATAATGGGTTTTATCGGCGAAAACGGAGCGGGCAAAACAACGACTTTAAAGCTTATTTTAAACGAGATTCAACGCTCATCGGGTGAAATTTTTGTTTTTGGTAAAGATATAATCGATAATGAAAAACAAATTAAACAGGATATTGGCGTGGTATTTGACGAAAACTTCTTTTACTACGCGCTCAAGCCGGTTCAAGTGGGCAAGATACTAAAAGCAACTTACAGTAATTGGGATGATGCACTGTACGAACGTTATTTAAATCAATTTAAACTGCCAAAAAATAAACCCATTAAAGAGTTTTCGCGCGGTATGAAGATGAAACTTTCTATTGCCGCAGCGTTATCGCACCACCCCAAACTACTGCTGCTCGACGAGGCTACCAGTGGGCTTGATCCGGTAGTGCGCAGTGAAATATTAGATGTTTTTCTCGATTTCATCCAAGATGAAGAGCATGGAATTCTTCTTTCATCGCATATTACAAGTGACCTTGAAAAAATTGCAGATTACATTACTTTTATCCATGAAGGCGAAATTTTATTGAGTGCAGGGAAAGATGACATTCTAGAAAGCTATGCCATTGTTCGCGGTACCGATGCAGAACTTGCAAGAATTGATAAAAAGTATATTGTCGGAAGCCGTAATAACCGCTTTGGCTGCGATGCCTTGGTAAATAACAGAGCAATGGTAGCTGCAAAGCACCCGCACTTGGTAATCGACAATGCAAAGCTGGATGATATTATGATGTATTACGTTGGAGGTGCCGCAAAATGA
- a CDS encoding spore coat protein yields the protein MANLTSKELSAIEDQLNVEQVLIKKYKMYSQASTDPQLKAKCEQIASKHQDHFNKLMGHLS from the coding sequence ATGGCCAATTTAACATCAAAGGAATTATCCGCAATCGAAGATCAGCTTAATGTTGAGCAAGTCCTAATTAAAAAGTATAAAATGTATTCGCAGGCATCTACCGACCCTCAGCTGAAAGCAAAATGTGAACAGATTGCATCAAAGCATCAAGATCATTTTAATAAGCTGATGGGGCACTTAAGCTAA